In Thioalkalivibrio paradoxus ARh 1, the following are encoded in one genomic region:
- a CDS encoding sigma 54-interacting transcriptional regulator: protein MSTDPYLALIQGFVEQFREASLVIDELGRIVTHNRALAELLGQPADSKFDSTLRLGSVNLQQLLIRAAIDAGEHDAAGRPSSRALDFHADLVVRERPVRARIVTANLADPQRQRQLRLVRLQVVSAGDPEAPPGGYAPDSVLESSDPDTRTALDLARRAAGAGSPLLILGESGTGKTALARELHRIGPRRHARLEELHGATIADAGLVSELFGHVQGAFPGADAERIGRLEYAHGGTLLLDEVAAMSPRLQAALLRVLDSGRFERAGENRIRRADFHLIATTSADLSAGSRSGPAFRTDLYHRLAGITIRLPPLRERLADLASCLDRWSSHHGIKPDSAVRERLVQHRWPGNFRELGHVLEWLRLQADASGHIASHALAGVLPSTDAPAATPDAGAATEGLSFSAKERKEREMLEAALTAHDGNRTLAARSLGIDRTTLWRKLHRLRLIPEDSRG from the coding sequence GTGTCCACCGATCCATACCTCGCACTGATCCAGGGTTTCGTCGAACAGTTCCGCGAGGCCTCGCTGGTCATAGACGAACTCGGCCGCATTGTCACGCATAACCGGGCGCTGGCCGAACTCCTTGGACAGCCGGCGGACAGCAAGTTCGACTCGACCCTGCGCCTGGGATCGGTCAACCTTCAGCAACTGCTGATCCGTGCGGCAATCGACGCCGGCGAGCATGACGCCGCTGGCAGACCCTCCTCGCGCGCGCTCGATTTTCATGCTGACCTCGTGGTCCGCGAACGGCCGGTGCGCGCGCGCATCGTCACTGCGAACCTCGCGGATCCTCAGCGGCAACGCCAGCTAAGGCTGGTCCGGCTACAGGTCGTCTCCGCGGGCGACCCAGAGGCCCCTCCAGGGGGCTACGCGCCCGATTCAGTGCTCGAATCGAGCGACCCGGATACCCGCACTGCCTTGGACCTCGCCCGTCGTGCCGCAGGCGCCGGCAGCCCCTTGCTGATCCTTGGCGAAAGCGGCACCGGCAAGACCGCGCTGGCGCGCGAACTGCACCGGATCGGTCCACGCCGCCATGCCCGGCTGGAAGAACTTCATGGCGCGACGATTGCCGACGCCGGCCTCGTGTCCGAATTGTTCGGCCACGTTCAGGGCGCGTTTCCGGGTGCCGACGCGGAGCGCATCGGCCGCCTGGAATACGCGCACGGCGGCACCTTGCTGCTGGACGAAGTGGCCGCCATGTCGCCGCGCCTGCAGGCGGCGCTGTTGCGGGTACTGGATAGCGGCCGGTTCGAACGCGCCGGCGAAAACCGGATCCGGCGGGCTGACTTCCACCTGATTGCGACCACCAGCGCCGACCTGTCTGCAGGATCCCGGTCCGGCCCCGCATTTCGAACCGACCTCTACCACCGGCTGGCCGGCATCACCATCCGCCTGCCGCCGCTACGCGAACGCCTGGCCGACCTCGCCAGCTGTCTGGACCGCTGGTCATCCCATCACGGGATCAAACCAGATTCGGCCGTTCGCGAACGCCTCGTACAGCACCGCTGGCCCGGCAACTTCCGGGAACTCGGACACGTGCTGGAATGGCTGCGCCTGCAGGCGGATGCCAGCGGACATATCGCCAGCCACGCCCTGGCAGGGGTGCTGCCATCGACCGACGCTCCGGCCGCAACCCCCGACGCAGGTGCGGCAACGGAGGGTCTGTCGTTCTCGGCAAAGGAGCGGAAAGAGCGCGAGATGCTGGAGGCGGCCCTGACCGCACACGACGGCAACCGGACGCTGGCCGCACGCAGCCTGGGTATCGACCGCACCACGCTCTGGCGCAAGCTGCACCGCCTGAGGCTGATTCCGGAAGACAGCCGCGGATGA
- a CDS encoding efflux RND transporter periplasmic adaptor subunit, whose protein sequence is MTPSRVFLAALAAAAFALAGVVQAQYGRVITAEAAAAGEQTISGTVVPFREVTLTAQIGGRVTLVAGAEGDFFDRDEVLVAISDERLTAQRRQALAELRSAEAAMREAQMQYGREVASPRARDIGQMPGMGIPSMFDQLVTRPMGSMAGMGDPTVERQADLYSRYIGIDQAASRWQQARSRLEEIDSAIRDTRSVAPFSGLIMHKHVEEGDTVQPGHPLVTFGHVEFLRVEADIPARLVGRLRVGDMVRVTLDVGKTEVDARVAQIFPIADPQRHTVTVKFDLPRGVPGGPGMYADVHIPGTEATPGVVRIPLSAIVPGGALPRVAVVEPDGTTRVRMVRLGSVQGDMVTVLSGLEPGDRLLDSPDATIRSGERVEPGTGPRPSGPRFR, encoded by the coding sequence ATGACTCCAAGCAGAGTATTTCTGGCTGCCCTGGCTGCAGCCGCGTTTGCGCTCGCGGGCGTCGTCCAGGCGCAGTACGGGCGGGTGATCACCGCGGAGGCCGCGGCCGCGGGAGAACAAACGATCAGCGGCACGGTGGTGCCATTCCGGGAGGTCACCCTCACGGCGCAGATCGGCGGTCGGGTGACGCTGGTTGCCGGTGCCGAGGGCGATTTCTTCGACCGCGACGAGGTATTGGTCGCCATCAGCGACGAGCGTTTGACCGCCCAGCGGCGGCAGGCGCTGGCCGAACTGCGTTCGGCCGAAGCGGCGATGCGCGAGGCGCAGATGCAGTACGGCCGGGAGGTTGCGTCGCCGCGGGCGCGCGACATCGGCCAGATGCCGGGCATGGGGATTCCGTCGATGTTCGACCAGCTGGTCACGCGCCCGATGGGTTCGATGGCGGGGATGGGCGATCCCACGGTCGAGCGGCAGGCGGATCTGTACTCGCGCTACATCGGAATCGACCAGGCCGCGTCGCGCTGGCAGCAGGCACGCTCGCGCCTCGAGGAGATCGACTCCGCGATTCGCGATACCCGCTCCGTGGCCCCGTTCTCCGGGCTGATCATGCACAAGCACGTTGAGGAGGGGGACACGGTCCAGCCCGGGCACCCGCTCGTGACCTTCGGTCATGTCGAGTTCCTGCGCGTGGAAGCCGATATTCCAGCCCGGCTGGTCGGGCGTCTGCGCGTGGGCGACATGGTGCGCGTGACCCTCGACGTGGGCAAGACCGAAGTGGATGCGCGGGTCGCGCAGATCTTCCCGATCGCCGATCCGCAGCGGCACACCGTCACCGTGAAATTCGACCTGCCCCGCGGCGTTCCGGGCGGTCCGGGAATGTATGCAGACGTGCACATTCCGGGGACCGAAGCCACCCCGGGCGTCGTCCGGATTCCGCTGTCGGCGATCGTCCCGGGGGGGGCCCTTCCCAGGGTGGCCGTGGTCGAACCCGATGGCACGACGCGAGTGCGGATGGTGCGACTGGGCTCCGTGCAGGGTGACATGGTGACCGTGCTTTCCGGTCTCGAGCCGGGCGACCGGCTGCTGGATTCGCCCGATGCCACGATCCGTTCCGGCGAACGTGTCGAGCCCGGCACCGGTCCGCGCCCGTCAGGCCCCCGCTTCCGCTAA
- a CDS encoding efflux RND transporter permease subunit: MSEQKTQQAGEGQEPEKDLGLAGRMAQSFIHSPLSPLLLLATLAIGVLGLIITPRQEDPQISVPMVDVFVSYPGVPSEQVASLVARPLERLMSEMSGVDNVYSISHRGQAMVTVQFDVGEEMESSIVKVHDKLMSNRDLMPPGVSEPMVKPKGVDDVPTVTLTLWSHDLDDALLRQIALDSLQYLNEVPNTSQSFVVSGREEMVRVEVQPERLAGHNVTMEQIAQALQAANSERTAGSVEIGATSTPIYTGAFLRDAEDIGRILVTVEEGRPVYVRDVAEVIYGPGEVDRFVRYYTGVAGHHADEAPEGAAAVTIAIAKKEGSNGVAVANGILERLEMLKGQVIPDNVEVSVTRNYGETANAKVNELMFKLFIATAAVTVLVFIFLGLRAAVVVLIVIPVVLLFTVFSAWLMGYTIDRVSLFALIFAIGILVDDAIVVVENIYRRWLMKRGVDTETTVDAVAEVGNPTILATFTVIAALLPMGFVTGMMGPYMQPIPALGSVAMLFSLVAAFLFTPWLAWRLRPTIDYLQRAEEKEHKQNEMMGRFFSKAIPGLVHNRVYGWGFLIGIVVVFFLTVMLFFTKDVSVKMLPLDNKPEFNVVINFPEGTALPRTATLTHDLAMVLRELPEVTAVQAYVGTASPFNFNGLVRHYYLRQEPWQADIQVQLVDKGDRKRSSHEIAVEAREILAPIAHAAGARVQVVEMPPGPPVLQSVVAEVYGPEPEIRRRVARDLERMFDNAPHLDDVDSFLQAQYDVWHFIVERDKALRRGVTVDAVNRTLETAVGGQIVGDVKARSLVEPHLIQIRLPMVVRSDLQRLLLLPVPNMAGGSVPLSELGEFVRLPQDEPIFHKNLRPVEYVTAETVGRLAAPIYGMLEVQEQLKEYRLPGGGELKPHWVGPPPNDGNVAFEWAGEWTVTYETFRDMGIAFAIALVLIYMLVVWEFGNFLLPAIVMAPIPLTLIGIIPGHWLLGAEFTATSMIGFIALAGIIVRNSILLVDFARHQVAEGQSVMDAMINACQARTRPILITAFALLAGSSVILFDPIFQGMAISLMFGTIVATLLTLLVIPLGCISARRTLEANAAGGGSGGAAACAVQTEPNGEPDQGGPRFPSSTKMTDPAGGPVMKFIGLTGLYLRSLAASFVEGVVQLLRALARWILRLVGGGDGPRPGGGGPAAPPDGGGGGGPAGGTPRGDAPSGAQGTQAEPGEHGESRGRAEAPEHRSENEPQPDRKRSAGSGRAGAENTEKAPSGTAVPAADEEPKATRASTGQEPPTRRASKPASGRAKPRADADAEASASKGGARLGSTDHSTGAHEAESDDDEAAKGASSGSAASGARRRRGIRLK, translated from the coding sequence ATGTCCGAGCAAAAAACTCAGCAGGCAGGCGAAGGCCAGGAACCCGAAAAGGATCTCGGCCTCGCCGGCCGGATGGCCCAGAGCTTCATTCACTCTCCGCTGTCTCCGCTACTCCTGCTGGCGACGCTGGCCATTGGTGTGCTGGGTTTGATCATCACCCCGCGCCAGGAGGATCCGCAGATCTCGGTGCCGATGGTCGACGTCTTCGTGTCCTACCCGGGGGTTCCGTCGGAACAGGTGGCCAGCCTGGTCGCGCGGCCGCTGGAACGCCTGATGAGCGAGATGTCCGGGGTCGACAACGTGTACTCGATCTCGCACCGCGGTCAGGCGATGGTCACGGTGCAGTTCGATGTCGGCGAGGAAATGGAATCCTCGATCGTGAAGGTGCATGACAAGCTGATGTCGAACCGGGATCTGATGCCGCCCGGGGTGTCGGAGCCGATGGTCAAGCCGAAGGGTGTCGATGACGTCCCGACCGTCACACTGACCCTTTGGTCGCATGATCTCGACGACGCGCTGCTTCGACAGATTGCGCTGGATAGCCTGCAATACCTGAACGAGGTGCCGAATACCTCCCAGAGCTTCGTGGTCAGCGGGCGCGAGGAAATGGTGCGGGTGGAAGTCCAGCCGGAGCGCCTTGCCGGCCACAACGTGACGATGGAGCAGATCGCTCAGGCGCTACAGGCCGCGAACTCCGAACGGACCGCCGGCAGCGTCGAGATCGGCGCGACCAGCACCCCGATCTACACCGGTGCGTTCCTTCGGGACGCCGAGGATATCGGCCGCATCCTGGTTACCGTCGAGGAAGGGCGTCCCGTCTACGTCCGCGACGTGGCGGAAGTGATCTACGGACCCGGCGAAGTCGACCGCTTCGTGCGCTATTACACCGGCGTCGCGGGCCACCATGCCGACGAGGCGCCCGAGGGCGCCGCCGCGGTCACGATCGCCATTGCGAAGAAGGAAGGCAGCAACGGCGTGGCCGTGGCCAACGGCATCCTCGAGCGGCTGGAGATGCTCAAGGGGCAGGTCATTCCCGACAACGTCGAGGTTTCCGTTACCCGCAACTACGGCGAGACTGCGAACGCGAAGGTGAACGAGCTGATGTTCAAGCTGTTCATCGCGACCGCCGCGGTGACGGTGCTGGTGTTCATCTTCCTCGGTCTGCGGGCAGCGGTGGTGGTGCTGATCGTGATCCCGGTCGTGCTGCTGTTCACCGTGTTCAGCGCCTGGCTGATGGGGTACACCATCGACCGGGTCAGCCTGTTCGCGCTGATCTTTGCGATCGGTATCCTCGTCGACGACGCGATCGTGGTGGTCGAGAACATCTATCGCCGCTGGCTGATGAAACGCGGCGTTGACACCGAGACGACGGTGGACGCGGTGGCCGAGGTCGGCAACCCGACCATTCTCGCGACCTTTACCGTCATCGCGGCGCTGCTGCCAATGGGTTTCGTGACCGGCATGATGGGCCCGTACATGCAGCCGATCCCAGCGCTGGGTTCGGTGGCGATGCTGTTCTCGCTGGTGGCGGCCTTCCTGTTCACGCCCTGGCTTGCGTGGCGCCTGCGCCCGACGATCGACTACCTGCAGCGGGCCGAGGAGAAGGAACACAAGCAGAACGAGATGATGGGGCGGTTCTTTTCCAAGGCCATCCCCGGGCTCGTGCACAACCGTGTGTACGGTTGGGGGTTCCTGATCGGGATCGTCGTGGTGTTCTTTCTCACCGTGATGCTGTTCTTCACCAAGGATGTTTCGGTGAAGATGCTGCCGCTGGACAACAAGCCCGAATTCAACGTGGTGATCAACTTCCCGGAGGGCACTGCACTGCCGCGCACGGCGACGCTCACCCATGATCTCGCGATGGTGCTCCGCGAACTGCCCGAGGTGACGGCCGTTCAGGCCTACGTCGGGACTGCCTCGCCGTTCAACTTCAACGGTCTGGTGCGGCATTATTATCTGCGCCAGGAACCCTGGCAGGCCGATATCCAGGTTCAGCTCGTCGACAAGGGCGACCGCAAGAGGAGCAGTCACGAGATCGCGGTCGAGGCGCGCGAGATTCTTGCCCCGATCGCCCACGCCGCCGGTGCGCGGGTCCAGGTCGTCGAGATGCCGCCCGGTCCGCCGGTACTGCAATCGGTGGTGGCGGAAGTCTACGGGCCCGAGCCCGAGATTCGCCGCCGCGTTGCGCGGGATCTCGAACGCATGTTCGATAACGCACCGCATCTCGACGACGTCGACAGCTTCCTGCAGGCGCAGTACGACGTCTGGCACTTCATCGTGGAACGCGACAAGGCGTTGCGTCGGGGCGTGACGGTCGACGCGGTCAACCGTACGCTCGAGACCGCGGTCGGCGGCCAAATCGTCGGCGACGTGAAGGCCCGGTCGCTGGTCGAGCCGCATCTGATCCAGATCCGCCTGCCGATGGTCGTGCGCTCGGATCTGCAGCGACTGCTGTTGCTGCCGGTGCCGAACATGGCCGGAGGCTCGGTGCCTTTATCGGAGCTGGGTGAGTTCGTGCGCCTGCCCCAGGACGAACCGATCTTCCACAAGAATCTGCGGCCGGTCGAGTACGTGACCGCCGAGACGGTGGGCCGCCTGGCGGCGCCGATCTATGGCATGCTCGAGGTTCAGGAGCAGTTGAAGGAATACCGCCTGCCTGGCGGAGGCGAACTCAAGCCTCACTGGGTGGGGCCGCCCCCGAACGACGGCAACGTAGCGTTCGAGTGGGCGGGCGAGTGGACGGTCACCTACGAGACCTTCCGCGATATGGGCATCGCATTCGCGATCGCACTGGTGCTGATCTACATGCTGGTCGTCTGGGAGTTCGGAAACTTCCTGTTGCCGGCCATCGTAATGGCTCCGATCCCGCTGACGCTGATCGGGATCATTCCCGGCCACTGGCTGCTCGGAGCCGAATTCACCGCGACCTCGATGATCGGTTTTATCGCACTCGCAGGAATCATCGTCCGGAACTCGATCCTGTTGGTGGACTTCGCGCGGCATCAGGTGGCGGAAGGGCAGTCGGTGATGGACGCGATGATTAACGCCTGCCAGGCGCGCACTCGGCCGATCCTGATCACCGCGTTCGCGCTGCTCGCGGGTTCCAGCGTGATTCTGTTCGATCCGATCTTCCAGGGCATGGCCATCTCGCTGATGTTCGGCACGATCGTCGCCACGCTGCTGACTCTGCTGGTCATTCCTCTCGGCTGCATCAGTGCCCGACGCACCTTGGAGGCGAACGCGGCCGGTGGGGGTTCCGGAGGTGCCGCCGCGTGTGCCGTGCAGACCGAACCGAACGGTGAGCCAGATCAGGGAGGCCCCAGGTTCCCGTCCAGTACGAAGATGACCGACCCGGCGGGTGGCCCCGTGATGAAGTTCATCGGGTTGACCGGTCTCTATCTGCGGTCGCTGGCAGCCAGCTTTGTCGAAGGTGTGGTGCAGCTGTTGCGTGCGCTTGCACGCTGGATCCTGCGTCTGGTGGGGGGCGGTGACGGTCCGCGGCCAGGCGGTGGCGGTCCTGCGGCGCCTCCGGATGGCGGTGGTGGTGGCGGCCCTGCCGGGGGTACTCCCCGCGGAGATGCGCCATCGGGTGCACAGGGGACGCAGGCGGAACCCGGCGAGCACGGCGAATCGCGCGGTCGTGCCGAGGCGCCGGAGCATCGGTCCGAAAACGAGCCGCAACCCGACCGCAAACGCAGTGCCGGCAGTGGACGCGCCGGGGCCGAAAACACCGAAAAGGCCCCATCAGGCACTGCCGTCCCGGCCGCCGACGAGGAACCGAAGGCGACCCGCGCATCTACCGGACAAGAGCCCCCAACCAGGCGCGCTTCCAAACCGGCTTCGGGGCGGGCCAAGCCCAGGGCGGACGCAGATGCCGAGGCGTCTGCGTCCAAGGGCGGGGCTCGGCTGGGCAGCACCGACCACAGCACCGGGGCCCACGAGGCAGAATCCGACGATGATGAAGCCGCCAAAGGCGCGTCGTCGGGTTCCGCAGCAAGCGGTGCTCGCCGCCGGCGCGGCATTCGCTTGAAATGA
- a CDS encoding OmpH family outer membrane protein, translated as MKHEVSKRFGKFSLTALAVATAFALAGGAQAEEGQEKTAAGYGYGVPAYGQAPMGYGPRHGYGPREGFGPRHGYGMPPRPDFMDRERPAFEPPPWVREGYPAEMPEMSEEMKALMAEREERMKEIEAERKAYMEKMEAERKEYMEQMEAMHEARMKAMEAGRAAYMEEMERQRKEIMKMMEERRKGMEERGADRGGYGYAPAAE; from the coding sequence ATGAAGCATGAAGTGAGCAAGCGTTTCGGCAAGTTTTCCCTGACCGCACTGGCCGTGGCCACGGCGTTCGCACTCGCGGGTGGCGCTCAGGCAGAGGAAGGGCAGGAAAAGACCGCTGCCGGCTACGGTTACGGCGTTCCGGCCTATGGCCAGGCTCCGATGGGCTACGGCCCGCGTCACGGCTATGGCCCGCGTGAGGGCTTTGGTCCCCGGCATGGCTATGGAATGCCGCCGCGCCCGGACTTCATGGATCGTGAAAGGCCGGCGTTCGAACCGCCGCCCTGGGTCCGCGAGGGTTACCCCGCCGAGATGCCGGAGATGTCCGAGGAGATGAAGGCGCTGATGGCCGAGCGCGAGGAGCGCATGAAGGAAATCGAAGCCGAGCGCAAGGCGTACATGGAGAAGATGGAAGCCGAGCGCAAGGAGTACATGGAGCAGATGGAAGCGATGCACGAGGCGCGCATGAAGGCGATGGAGGCCGGGCGCGCGGCCTATATGGAAGAAATGGAACGGCAGCGCAAAGAGATCATGAAAATGATGGAAGAGCGCCGCAAGGGAATGGAAGAGCGTGGCGCGGACCGCGGCGGGTACGGCTACGCCCCGGCCGCCGAGTAA
- a CDS encoding sulfur globule family protein: MSKIVKAVVLAASLGALSAAPMMASAQWGGPGGWGGPGGWGGPGYGYGGPGYGYGPGYGRGLGDMFGFGDMFSDFDFSARGTGRGHGYGRGYGDAYGYGQPYGYGPGHGYGPGYGGPRW; the protein is encoded by the coding sequence ATGAGTAAGATCGTTAAGGCAGTTGTTCTGGCTGCGTCCCTTGGTGCCCTTTCCGCGGCCCCGATGATGGCTTCGGCGCAGTGGGGTGGTCCCGGTGGCTGGGGTGGTCCTGGCGGCTGGGGTGGGCCGGGGTATGGATACGGCGGCCCCGGCTACGGCTACGGCCCGGGGTATGGTCGCGGTCTGGGTGACATGTTCGGCTTCGGCGACATGTTCAGCGACTTCGACTTCTCGGCTCGCGGTACCGGCCGCGGTCACGGCTACGGCCGCGGCTACGGTGATGCCTACGGCTATGGCCAACCCTACGGGTACGGGCCGGGTCACGGCTACGGCCCCGGCTACGGTGGCCCGCGCTGGTAA
- a CDS encoding AAA family ATPase, which translates to MLTVIGNLKGGTGKSTVAFNLALWVLSNKRTVLAVDLDPQATLTDVIRVREEEGYSPSLELSQSLEEALHASDKYQEIIVDVGPSDLGTMYAAILAADQVVIPVPPSQADVWSTQRFVRKILELRGDREKPEIVGFINRADTHQAVRESDEAFGALGMIDGLRAVRPRLRQRMAFRRSFSEGLSVHELERRGKAAHELDELARALFRKSRR; encoded by the coding sequence ATGCTGACAGTGATTGGCAACCTCAAGGGTGGCACCGGCAAGAGTACGGTCGCGTTCAACCTGGCACTGTGGGTGCTGAGCAACAAGCGTACGGTCTTGGCTGTCGACCTCGATCCGCAGGCGACGCTGACCGATGTGATTCGTGTGCGTGAAGAAGAAGGTTATTCGCCGTCGCTGGAGCTGTCGCAGAGCCTAGAAGAAGCCCTGCACGCGAGCGACAAGTATCAAGAGATCATCGTCGATGTCGGCCCCTCCGACCTCGGCACCATGTATGCGGCGATCCTCGCGGCCGACCAGGTCGTGATTCCGGTGCCGCCGAGCCAGGCGGATGTCTGGTCCACGCAGCGCTTTGTGCGCAAGATCCTGGAACTGCGCGGCGACCGGGAGAAGCCCGAGATCGTCGGGTTCATCAACCGTGCCGATACCCACCAGGCCGTGCGCGAGTCGGACGAGGCCTTTGGTGCTTTGGGTATGATCGACGGCCTGAGGGCGGTACGCCCGCGCCTGCGCCAGCGTATGGCCTTTCGCCGCTCGTTCAGCGAGGGGCTGTCGGTGCACGAGCTGGAGCGCCGGGGTAAGGCAGCGCACGAGCTGGATGAGTTGGCCAGGGCGCTCTTCCGAAAGTCCCGCCGGTGA
- a CDS encoding DUF302 domain-containing protein has translation MRLVRNVLALVGLLTLVAIGGLILVLEPYMHKVRSLDEAALGVYSEVARTILATGDPTAALVYQRSVAAGLTVADVEIALGRAAEAADLHTLGALSVDRQVRNRAGVGFPFLKVYLFCEPELAADLIRHTTAMAAFLPCRIILHEDERGGLWLMTPNLDLVIHGGRPLPIALQERALGLQSTLREIVDRAAAGDD, from the coding sequence ATGCGGTTGGTGCGGAACGTGCTCGCCCTGGTGGGGCTGCTAACGCTGGTGGCGATCGGTGGCCTGATCCTCGTCCTCGAGCCCTATATGCACAAGGTGCGCAGCCTCGATGAGGCTGCGCTCGGCGTTTATTCCGAGGTTGCACGAACGATACTTGCCACCGGTGATCCGACGGCGGCACTCGTCTACCAGCGCAGTGTCGCAGCCGGGCTCACGGTTGCGGATGTCGAGATTGCGCTTGGCAGGGCCGCCGAGGCGGCGGACCTGCACACACTGGGAGCGCTGTCGGTCGATCGGCAGGTGCGGAACCGGGCGGGCGTGGGGTTTCCGTTCCTGAAGGTCTACCTGTTCTGCGAACCCGAGCTGGCTGCGGACCTGATCCGCCATACCACGGCGATGGCGGCGTTTCTTCCCTGCAGGATCATCTTGCACGAGGATGAACGTGGTGGGCTCTGGCTGATGACGCCGAATCTCGACCTGGTGATTCATGGCGGCCGACCCTTGCCGATCGCGCTGCAGGAGCGCGCGCTGGGTCTGCAGTCGACGCTGCGGGAGATCGTGGACCGCGCTGCGGCGGGTGATGATTGA
- a CDS encoding dynamin family protein: MFNRPGNRVSQQLSRLSNRLSEENPALEGVVSPFQALDRVGYAAGLLDPEEESYAFTISWWPMIAVLGTFSAGKSTFINEYIGTTVQRSGSQAVDDRFTVISYGTSDKVQELPGLALDGDPRFPFYRVSDEIERLSDGGGRTVDHFLAMKTVRSERLRGRILIDSPGFDADEQRATILQLTDHIIDLSDLVLVFFDARHPEPGAMRDTLEHLVNRVAARNDFTKLVFILNQIDTTWREDNLEEVVSAWQRAVVRQGTATGRFYCLYNPSAAVEIGDEKVRARYEYKSAQDREEIHHKIAEISSSRSYRIVGAMQAIAESIEMDALPALTRALGRWRRRVVQANALLMGVVLAVAIWAGQSLTGGFAPWFDGTLTQSMRDHPVISTLVVLLFAGVLLGIHYFNRGWVAQRIARTLPNETASGNWRAAFLRNTAFWRSIFLKAPAGLGRGAIRQLHALREQAETYVQRLNDQFMDEGHPPSATEPAHAAAPSGQREQPAPDAGGRAARSDAAG, encoded by the coding sequence ATGTTCAACCGTCCCGGCAACCGAGTGAGTCAGCAACTAAGTCGCCTCAGCAACCGTCTGTCGGAGGAAAACCCGGCGCTGGAAGGGGTTGTGAGCCCATTCCAGGCCCTGGACCGGGTCGGATACGCGGCGGGCCTGCTCGATCCGGAGGAAGAGTCTTACGCCTTCACCATTTCCTGGTGGCCGATGATCGCGGTGCTTGGCACCTTCTCGGCCGGCAAGTCGACGTTCATCAACGAGTACATCGGAACCACGGTACAGCGCAGCGGGAGCCAGGCGGTCGACGACCGTTTCACCGTGATCAGCTATGGCACCAGCGACAAGGTCCAGGAGCTTCCCGGGCTGGCGCTGGATGGCGATCCGCGGTTTCCGTTCTACCGGGTCAGCGACGAGATCGAACGGCTCAGTGACGGAGGAGGCCGCACGGTCGATCATTTCCTGGCGATGAAAACGGTTCGATCCGAGCGCCTGCGGGGGCGCATTCTGATCGACTCGCCGGGATTCGATGCCGACGAGCAGCGGGCGACGATCCTGCAGCTGACCGACCACATCATCGATCTGTCGGATCTGGTGCTGGTCTTCTTCGACGCCCGGCATCCGGAACCCGGTGCGATGCGCGACACGCTCGAACACCTCGTCAATCGTGTCGCGGCACGCAATGACTTCACCAAGCTGGTGTTCATCCTGAACCAGATCGACACGACCTGGCGCGAGGACAACCTCGAGGAAGTGGTATCGGCCTGGCAGCGGGCCGTGGTGCGTCAGGGCACGGCGACCGGCCGCTTTTACTGCCTGTACAACCCGAGCGCGGCGGTCGAGATCGGCGACGAGAAGGTACGCGCGCGCTACGAGTACAAGTCGGCCCAGGACCGGGAGGAGATTCACCACAAGATCGCCGAGATCAGTTCTTCGCGTTCCTACCGCATCGTCGGGGCGATGCAGGCCATCGCCGAGTCGATCGAGATGGACGCCCTGCCGGCGCTGACACGCGCACTCGGCCGCTGGCGTCGGCGCGTCGTGCAGGCGAACGCGCTGTTGATGGGCGTGGTACTGGCGGTGGCGATCTGGGCCGGCCAGTCGCTGACCGGCGGCTTCGCTCCGTGGTTCGATGGCACCCTGACCCAGTCGATGCGGGACCACCCGGTGATTTCGACCTTGGTGGTGCTGCTTTTCGCAGGCGTGCTTCTCGGGATCCATTATTTCAATCGTGGCTGGGTCGCGCAGCGCATCGCGCGGACGCTGCCAAACGAAACCGCGTCCGGAAACTGGCGCGCGGCGTTTCTTCGCAACACGGCCTTCTGGCGTTCGATCTTCCTCAAGGCGCCGGCAGGGCTGGGACGGGGCGCGATCCGGCAGCTCCATGCGCTGCGTGAACAGGCCGAGACCTACGTGCAGCGCCTCAACGATCAGTTCATGGATGAAGGGCATCCACCGTCCGCGACGGAGCCGGCCCATGCGGCGGCGCCTTCCGGTCAGCGCGAGCAGCCGGCGCCAGACGCGGGAGGCCGTGCCGCACGCTCCGATGCCGCGGGGTAG
- the dsrE2 gene encoding sulfur carrier protein DsrE2 gives MSDSKKLAIIATKGSLDWGYPPFILASTAAALGYDVEVFFTFYGLQLLKKKMDLQVSSLGNPGMPMPMPVPVLLQALPGMQRMMTVMMKQKMKAKGVASLEDLRELCMEAEVRMIACQMTVDLFEMDTGEFIDGVEYAGAAAFFEFAGEADICLFI, from the coding sequence ATGAGTGACAGCAAGAAACTGGCCATTATCGCGACCAAGGGCAGCCTGGACTGGGGGTATCCCCCGTTCATCCTGGCTTCCACCGCGGCAGCGCTCGGGTACGACGTTGAGGTGTTCTTCACGTTCTACGGGCTGCAGCTCCTGAAGAAGAAGATGGATCTGCAGGTCAGCTCGCTCGGTAACCCGGGCATGCCGATGCCAATGCCCGTGCCGGTTCTGCTCCAGGCGCTTCCGGGCATGCAGCGCATGATGACGGTGATGATGAAGCAGAAAATGAAGGCCAAGGGGGTTGCGAGCCTGGAGGACCTGCGCGAACTCTGCATGGAAGCGGAAGTCCGCATGATTGCTTGTCAGATGACGGTGGATCTGTTCGAGATGGATACTGGCGAATTCATCGACGGTGTCGAGTACGCCGGGGCTGCCGCGTTCTTCGAGTTCGCCGGCGAAGCCGATATCTGCCTGTTCATCTGA